From a single Bradyrhizobium sediminis genomic region:
- a CDS encoding DUF5413 family protein yields MKRYLIFAALGPLLGGFLLLLATTYTSGYWTQTNIGEVKKLLVVFARTLQYAYLFGIVPALMMAAVDDILFHVKRLGSGVRILIIGVLAFVASELLFGSRGPDSGAVQFILYGLPGLVPATIASWLAHKYAEPQPQPAA; encoded by the coding sequence ATGAAACGCTATCTGATCTTCGCAGCACTCGGCCCCCTCCTCGGCGGATTTCTGCTGCTGCTGGCGACCACCTACACCTCGGGCTATTGGACCCAGACCAACATCGGGGAAGTCAAGAAGCTGCTCGTGGTGTTCGCGAGAACCCTGCAATATGCCTATCTATTCGGCATCGTGCCGGCGCTGATGATGGCGGCGGTGGACGATATCCTGTTCCACGTCAAACGGCTGGGCTCGGGAGTGCGGATACTGATCATCGGCGTGCTCGCCTTCGTCGCGTCGGAATTGCTCTTCGGCTCGCGCGGGCCGGACTCCGGCGCCGTGCAGTTCATCCTTTACGGCCTGCCGGGCCTGGTCCCGGCGACGATCGCGTCATGGCTGGCGCACAAATACGCCGAGCCGCAACCGCAGCCGGCGGCATAG
- a CDS encoding DUF4112 domain-containing protein, translating to MAMSNEEIISPRLGRGRTSGATFRGAQARGPVIDQEGREIRSEALGPQGSGFHFEFGHSSANPFADLTREQRMARLDALAKLLDVAFIVPGTNIRYGIDGLIGLIPVIGDLITTAISLWLVREARALGAPWHVTARMLGNVALDGVVGLVPVAGDAFDVMFRANVRNVRMLKRWMDKQPR from the coding sequence ATGGCGATGTCGAACGAAGAGATCATATCCCCGCGGCTCGGGCGTGGGCGAACCTCCGGCGCCACGTTCCGCGGCGCGCAGGCGCGCGGCCCGGTCATCGATCAGGAGGGGCGCGAGATCCGCTCCGAGGCGCTCGGCCCGCAGGGCAGCGGCTTCCATTTCGAATTCGGCCATTCAAGCGCCAATCCGTTTGCCGATCTCACCCGCGAGCAGCGGATGGCGCGGCTCGATGCGCTGGCGAAGCTGCTCGACGTCGCCTTCATCGTGCCCGGCACCAATATCCGCTACGGCATCGACGGGCTGATCGGATTGATCCCGGTGATCGGCGATCTCATCACCACGGCGATCTCGCTGTGGCTGGTGCGCGAGGCGCGCGCGCTCGGCGCGCCCTGGCATGTTACGGCAAGGATGCTCGGCAATGTCGCGCTCGACGGCGTGGTCGGACTGGTGCCGGTCGCCGGCGACGCCTTCGACGTCATGTTCCGCGCCAATGTGCGTAACGTGCGGATGCTGAAGCGCTGGATGGACAAGCAGCCGCGCTAG
- a CDS encoding DUF3309 family protein, whose product MSLGTILIIILIIILLGGYSGRFGGYGFGMGHSGMGLGGVILVVLVVLVLLRKL is encoded by the coding sequence ATGTCGCTCGGAACGATACTCATCATCATCCTGATTATAATCCTGCTCGGCGGCTACAGCGGCCGGTTCGGCGGTTACGGCTTCGGCATGGGCCATTCCGGAATGGGCCTCGGCGGCGTCATTCTGGTCGTGCTGGTCGTCCTGGTGCTGCTCCGCAAGCTCTGA
- a CDS encoding outer membrane protein, translating into MGADKPKDLDQGNKSPARPVFGRMERKTSSKRFACFGTLSFAALRQLAHAGGRQSVTLAEAAVEIGQVAKTAVERDRTDGAYEVVPVDQDTIGARQALLADEIGEAGVFAFEQLAYIARCDALIERSAEGDITGTGLKSSATGTPMCMTPFCNPSAPVPGASQYMAQDINWLASLRGRLGYSWGSSLFYVTGGAAWANISYRADSADATWVCNGGGGGGAGCSYPASFDSTKTGWAVGAGYEAMITANWSLRAEYLYYSFGGTTASAAGTPAAACQVADCSATYIFSATDIHTARVGVNYRF; encoded by the coding sequence TTGGGCGCGGACAAGCCGAAAGACCTTGACCAGGGAAACAAGAGCCCCGCGCGACCGGTCTTTGGTCGCATGGAGCGGAAAACAAGTTCGAAGCGATTTGCATGTTTTGGCACGCTTTCATTCGCCGCGCTGCGCCAGCTCGCGCACGCCGGAGGGCGTCAATCCGTAACGTTGGCGGAAGCTGCGGTTGAAATAGGACAGGTCGCCAAAACCGCAGTCGAACGCGATCGAACTGATGGTGCGTACGAGGTGGTGCCGGTCGATCAGGATACGATAGGCGCGCGACAGGCGCTGCTCGCGGACGAAATCGGAGAAGCTGGTGTCTTCGCTTTCGAACAGCTTGCGTACATAGCGCGATGTGATGCCCTGATTGAGCGCAGCGCTGAAGGCGACATCACCGGCACCGGACTGAAAAGCTCAGCCACTGGAACTCCGATGTGTATGACACCATTCTGCAATCCTAGCGCTCCCGTTCCGGGCGCCAGCCAGTACATGGCGCAGGATATCAACTGGCTGGCATCGCTGCGCGGCCGCCTCGGCTACAGTTGGGGCTCCAGCCTGTTCTACGTCACCGGCGGCGCGGCTTGGGCCAACATCAGCTACAGGGCCGACTCGGCCGATGCTACCTGGGTCTGCAACGGTGGCGGCGGCGGCGGCGCCGGTTGCTCCTATCCGGCATCCTTCGACAGCACGAAGACGGGCTGGGCGGTCGGCGCCGGCTATGAGGCGATGATCACCGCCAATTGGAGCCTTCGCGCCGAGTATCTCTACTACAGCTTCGGTGGAACAACGGCGTCCGCGGCCGGGACTCCGGCGGCAGCCTGCCAGGTCGCAGACTGTAGCGCGACGTACATCTTCTCGGCCACTGACATCCACACGGCGCGCGTGGGCGTAAACTACCGGTTCTGA
- the msrB gene encoding peptide-methionine (R)-S-oxide reductase MsrB, whose product MPDTKSMTGKIEKSEAEWRKELTPMQYAVLREKATERPFSGEYEHERRAGTYTCAGCGQTLFESDAKFDSGCGWPSFTAPAAESHVDEERDISHGMIRTEVLCSKCNGHLGHVFDDGPGPTGLRYCINSAALKLQPK is encoded by the coding sequence ATGCCCGACACCAAATCGATGACCGGCAAGATCGAGAAGAGCGAGGCCGAGTGGCGCAAGGAGCTGACGCCGATGCAGTATGCGGTGCTGCGCGAGAAGGCCACCGAGCGGCCGTTCTCCGGCGAGTACGAGCATGAGCGGCGCGCCGGCACCTATACCTGCGCCGGCTGCGGCCAGACGCTGTTCGAATCGGATGCCAAGTTCGATTCCGGCTGCGGCTGGCCGAGCTTCACCGCGCCGGCGGCGGAGAGCCATGTCGACGAGGAGCGCGACATCAGCCACGGCATGATCCGGACCGAAGTGCTGTGCTCGAAGTGCAACGGCCATCTCGGCCACGTCTTCGACGACGGCCCCGGCCCGACCGGGCTGCGCTACTGCATCAATTCGGCGGCGCTGAAGCTGCAGCCGAAATAG
- the msrA gene encoding peptide-methionine (S)-S-oxide reductase MsrA, with protein sequence MSRSLNRLSLCAAAIGALAISALSIAPSRAAEDAVVIPAPAVDVQSADGIQTAVIAGGCFWGVQGVFQHTAGVVNAVSGYAGGSKATANYTLVSSGATGHAEVVEIKYDPKKISYGKILQIFFSVVHDPTQLNRQGPDSGTQYRSAIFTTSDQQKKVAEAYVAQLNAAKVYRKPIVTKIGPLEAFYPAEAYHQDYLTLHPNQPYIAYNDIPKVENLKKIFAENYIEKPTLVSSVKVTN encoded by the coding sequence ATGTCCCGCAGCCTCAACCGCCTTTCGCTCTGCGCCGCCGCCATCGGCGCGCTGGCGATTTCAGCGTTGTCGATCGCGCCCTCGCGCGCCGCCGAAGACGCCGTGGTCATCCCCGCTCCGGCAGTTGACGTCCAGTCGGCCGACGGCATCCAGACTGCTGTGATTGCCGGCGGCTGTTTCTGGGGCGTGCAGGGCGTGTTCCAGCACACAGCCGGCGTCGTCAACGCCGTCTCCGGCTATGCCGGCGGCAGCAAGGCGACCGCCAACTACACCCTGGTCAGTTCAGGGGCGACCGGCCATGCCGAAGTCGTCGAGATCAAATACGACCCGAAGAAGATCAGCTACGGCAAGATCCTGCAGATCTTCTTCTCGGTGGTGCACGATCCGACCCAGCTGAACCGGCAGGGACCGGACTCCGGCACGCAGTATCGCTCGGCGATCTTCACCACTTCCGACCAGCAGAAGAAGGTCGCGGAGGCCTATGTCGCCCAGCTCAACGCCGCCAAGGTCTACAGGAAGCCGATCGTGACGAAGATCGGGCCGCTGGAGGCGTTCTATCCGGCAGAGGCCTATCATCAGGACTACCTGACGCTGCACCCGAACCAGCCCTATATTGCGTATAATGACATTCCCAAGGTCGAAAACCTGAAGAAGATTTTCGCCGAGAACTACATCGAGAAGCCGACGCTGGTGAGCAGCGTCAAGGTCACCAATTGA
- a CDS encoding ATP-dependent DNA helicase, with product MPTFTPHQDSALKAVADWLKAKPGRNGTPPVFRLFGFAGTGKTTLARHIAEGVEGEVKFAAFTGKAALVMRNKGCDNASTIHSLIYRARESGVEQPSFELWDDAPASKAKLIVIDECSMVDAELGRDLMSFDCPLLVLGDPAQLPPIQGGGFFTDCEPDVMLTEVHRQAQDDPIIRMSMDVREGRELDIGRYGESQVVSRNELDPDRVMSADQVLVGRNNTRRAYNMRVRQKQNIEDPMPVAGDKLVCLRNNRKKGLFNGGLWRVKSRAASKSRIITMRLSPDEDFGHKVTKVSVRGDCFGGAIETIPWEQRKPYDEFDYGYVLTVHKSQGSQWDDVVLFDESFAFQDSRARWLYTGITRAAKRLSVVV from the coding sequence ATGCCCACTTTCACGCCGCATCAGGACTCCGCGCTGAAGGCCGTCGCCGACTGGCTGAAGGCAAAGCCGGGCCGGAACGGTACGCCGCCGGTGTTCCGGCTGTTCGGCTTTGCCGGCACCGGCAAGACCACGCTGGCGCGGCACATCGCCGAAGGCGTCGAGGGCGAAGTGAAATTCGCCGCCTTCACCGGCAAGGCGGCGCTGGTGATGCGCAACAAGGGCTGCGACAACGCTTCCACCATTCACTCGCTGATCTACCGCGCCCGCGAATCCGGCGTCGAGCAGCCGAGTTTCGAACTTTGGGACGACGCGCCCGCCTCGAAAGCCAAGCTGATCGTGATCGACGAATGCTCGATGGTGGACGCCGAACTGGGGCGTGACCTGATGTCGTTCGATTGCCCGCTATTGGTGCTCGGCGACCCCGCGCAGCTGCCGCCGATCCAGGGCGGCGGCTTCTTCACCGACTGCGAGCCCGACGTGATGCTGACCGAGGTGCATCGCCAGGCGCAGGACGACCCGATCATCCGGATGTCGATGGACGTGCGCGAGGGCCGCGAACTCGACATCGGCCGCTACGGCGAAAGCCAGGTGGTGTCGCGCAACGAACTCGATCCCGACCGGGTGATGAGCGCCGACCAGGTGCTGGTCGGGCGCAACAATACAAGGCGCGCCTACAACATGCGGGTGCGGCAGAAGCAGAACATCGAGGATCCGATGCCGGTGGCCGGCGACAAGCTGGTGTGCCTGCGCAACAACCGCAAGAAGGGCCTGTTCAACGGCGGGCTGTGGCGGGTGAAGTCGCGCGCGGCGTCGAAATCCAGGATCATCACCATGCGCTTGTCGCCCGACGAGGACTTCGGCCACAAGGTGACCAAGGTCTCGGTGCGCGGCGACTGTTTCGGCGGCGCCATCGAGACCATTCCCTGGGAACAGCGCAAGCCCTACGACGAGTTCGACTACGGCTACGTGCTCACGGTGCACAAATCCCAGGGCTCGCAATGGGACGACGTGGTGCTGTTCGACGAGAGCTTCGCGTTCCAGGACAGCCGCGCGCGCTGGCTCTACACCGGCATCACCCGGGCGGCGAAGCGGCTCTCCGTGGTGGTGTAG
- a CDS encoding NapC/NirT family cytochrome c has product MSAVDPAAPRRSWLARLWNFIVELWGVLRRPSSVFGLGLLVFAGFVAGVIFWGGFNTALELTNTEKFCTGCHEMRDNVFAELKTTIHFSNRSGVRASCPDCHVPHNWTDKIARKMQASKEVWGKIFGTIDTREKFVDHRLEMALREWARFKANDSLECRNCHSTESMDITKQSPRASVAHKRFLFTGEKTCIDCHKGIAHHLPDMRGVPGWQ; this is encoded by the coding sequence ATGAGCGCGGTCGACCCGGCCGCGCCGCGCCGATCCTGGCTGGCACGTCTCTGGAATTTCATCGTCGAATTGTGGGGCGTGCTGCGCCGGCCGAGTTCGGTGTTCGGGCTCGGCCTGCTGGTGTTCGCCGGCTTCGTTGCCGGCGTGATCTTCTGGGGCGGCTTCAATACCGCGCTGGAGCTGACCAATACCGAGAAGTTCTGCACCGGCTGTCACGAAATGCGCGACAACGTGTTCGCGGAGCTGAAGACCACCATCCACTTCTCCAACCGCTCCGGCGTCCGCGCCAGCTGCCCGGATTGCCACGTCCCGCACAACTGGACCGACAAGATCGCGCGCAAGATGCAGGCGTCCAAGGAAGTCTGGGGCAAGATCTTCGGCACCATCGATACCCGCGAGAAGTTCGTCGACCATCGGCTGGAAATGGCGCTGCGCGAATGGGCGCGATTCAAGGCCAACGACTCGCTGGAATGCCGCAACTGCCACAGCACGGAGTCGATGGACATCACCAAGCAGTCGCCGCGCGCTTCGGTTGCGCATAAGCGCTTCCTGTTCACGGGCGAGAAGACCTGCATCGATTGCCACAAGGGTATCGCCCACCATTTGCCCGACATGCGCGGCGTCCCGGGCTGGCAATAG
- a CDS encoding nitrate reductase cytochrome c-type subunit, whose product MIRKPGIFLLVIAIAAGSSSLLAQGLNSGLRGSTPLNEEGPAAPMTPMRNTSEKETRNYPEQPPVIPHSVEGYQIDMDGNKCLSCHARARTGESQAPMVSITHFMDRDGQFLASVSPRRFFCNSCHVPQNVVKAPITNDFVDVDTMISRATPGGRR is encoded by the coding sequence ATGATCAGAAAACCCGGAATCTTCCTGCTGGTGATCGCGATTGCGGCCGGATCCAGCTCGCTGCTGGCGCAAGGGCTCAATTCGGGCCTGCGCGGCTCGACCCCGCTCAACGAAGAGGGGCCTGCCGCCCCGATGACGCCGATGCGCAATACCTCGGAGAAGGAAACGCGGAACTATCCCGAGCAGCCGCCGGTGATTCCGCATTCGGTCGAAGGCTACCAGATCGACATGGACGGCAACAAATGCCTGTCCTGTCATGCCCGCGCCCGCACCGGCGAGTCGCAGGCCCCGATGGTCTCGATCACCCACTTCATGGATCGCGACGGCCAGTTCCTCGCCTCGGTGTCGCCGCGCCGGTTCTTCTGCAATTCGTGCCACGTCCCGCAGAACGTGGTGAAGGCGCCGATCACCAATGACTTCGTCGACGTCGACACCATGATCAGCCGGGCGACGCCGGGAGGACGCCGATGA
- the napA gene encoding nitrate reductase catalytic subunit NapA, producing the protein MTSPKLDRRQVLKLEAAAMAALAGGMSTPAVAANLATERAVSELKWDKAACRFCGTGCSVMVATKDNRVVATHGDIKSEVNRGLNCVKGYFLSKIMYGHDRLTKPMLRKTNGKYDKNGEFTPVSWDEAFDIMAEKYKAALKKRGPSGVGIFGSGQWTIWEGYAASKLFKAGFRSNNIDPNARHCMASAVAGMMRTFGIDEPMGCYDDIEQADAFVLWGSNMAEMHPILWTRVTDRRLSAPHVRVAVLSTFEHRSFDLADIGMVFKPQTDLYILNAIANHIIRTGRVNKDFVAAHTTFKRGQTDIGYGLRPEHPLQKKATGAAKANDSTDMSFDEYAKFVSDYTLQKAAEMSGVPLNRLEALADLYADPKTKVTSFWTMGFNQHTRGVWCNNLVYNIHLLTGKISEPGNSPFSLTGQPSACGTAREVGTFSHRLPADMVVTNKAHRDIAEKIWLLPEGTIPDKPGYHAVLQSRMLKDGLLNAYWVQVNNNLQAGPNANEETYPGFRNPDNFIVVSDAYPSVTALAADLILPTAMWVEKEGAYGNAERRTQFWHQLVPAPGESRSDLWQLMEFSKRFKMEEVWSEELLARKPDYRGKTLFDVLYKNGQVDKFPLSDIEAGYANDESKAFGFYVHKGLFEEYAAFGRGHGHDLAPFDTYHRERGLRWPVVNGQETKWRFREGMDPYVRQGVGVQFYGFPDGKARIFALPFEPAAESPDSEYPFWLSTGRVLEHWHSGTMTRRVPELYKAFPEAVCFMHPDDAAELKLRRGDEIKVQSRRGYIRTRVETRGRNKTPRGLVFVPWFDEAQLINKVTLDATDPISLQTDFKKCAVRIERV; encoded by the coding sequence ATGACCTCACCCAAACTCGATCGCCGCCAGGTTCTGAAGCTGGAGGCCGCCGCGATGGCGGCGCTGGCGGGAGGAATGAGCACGCCGGCGGTGGCGGCGAATCTGGCCACCGAACGCGCCGTGAGCGAGCTGAAGTGGGACAAGGCGGCGTGCCGGTTCTGCGGCACCGGATGCAGCGTCATGGTGGCGACCAAGGACAACCGCGTGGTCGCAACCCACGGCGACATCAAGTCGGAGGTCAACCGCGGGCTGAACTGCGTGAAGGGCTATTTCCTTTCCAAGATCATGTACGGCCACGACCGCCTCACCAAGCCGATGCTGCGCAAGACCAACGGCAAATACGACAAGAACGGCGAGTTCACGCCGGTGTCGTGGGACGAAGCCTTCGACATCATGGCGGAGAAATACAAGGCGGCGCTGAAGAAGCGCGGCCCCAGCGGAGTCGGCATTTTCGGCTCCGGCCAGTGGACGATCTGGGAAGGCTATGCCGCCTCGAAACTGTTCAAGGCCGGCTTCCGCTCCAACAACATCGATCCCAATGCGCGGCACTGCATGGCCTCGGCGGTTGCCGGCATGATGCGCACCTTCGGCATCGACGAGCCGATGGGCTGCTACGACGACATCGAACAGGCGGACGCGTTCGTGCTGTGGGGCTCGAACATGGCGGAGATGCATCCGATCCTGTGGACCCGGGTGACCGATCGCCGGCTCTCGGCGCCGCATGTCCGCGTCGCCGTGCTGTCGACCTTCGAGCACCGCTCGTTCGACCTTGCCGACATCGGCATGGTGTTCAAGCCGCAGACCGATCTCTACATCCTCAACGCCATCGCCAACCACATCATCAGGACCGGCCGGGTCAACAAGGACTTCGTCGCGGCGCACACCACGTTCAAGCGCGGCCAGACCGACATCGGCTACGGGCTTCGCCCCGAGCATCCGCTGCAGAAGAAGGCGACGGGCGCGGCCAAGGCCAACGACTCCACCGACATGAGCTTCGACGAATATGCGAAGTTCGTCTCCGACTACACGCTGCAGAAGGCGGCGGAGATGTCCGGCGTGCCGCTCAACCGCCTCGAGGCGCTGGCCGATCTCTATGCCGACCCGAAGACCAAGGTCACCAGTTTCTGGACCATGGGTTTCAACCAGCACACCCGCGGCGTCTGGTGCAACAATCTCGTGTACAACATCCACCTGCTGACCGGAAAAATCTCCGAGCCCGGCAACAGCCCGTTCTCGCTGACCGGCCAGCCCTCGGCCTGCGGCACCGCGCGCGAGGTCGGCACTTTCTCGCACCGCCTGCCCGCCGACATGGTGGTGACCAACAAGGCGCACCGCGACATCGCCGAGAAGATCTGGCTGCTGCCGGAGGGCACCATTCCCGACAAGCCGGGCTATCACGCGGTGCTGCAGAGCCGGATGCTGAAGGACGGGCTGCTCAACGCCTACTGGGTTCAGGTCAACAACAATCTGCAGGCCGGACCCAACGCCAACGAAGAGACCTATCCGGGCTTCCGCAATCCGGACAATTTCATCGTCGTCTCCGACGCCTATCCCTCGGTCACCGCGCTCGCCGCCGACCTGATCCTGCCGACCGCGATGTGGGTGGAAAAGGAAGGCGCCTACGGCAATGCCGAGCGGCGCACCCAGTTCTGGCATCAGTTGGTCCCTGCCCCCGGCGAGTCCCGCTCGGATCTCTGGCAGCTGATGGAATTCTCCAAGCGCTTCAAGATGGAGGAAGTCTGGTCGGAGGAGCTGCTCGCCAGGAAGCCGGACTACCGCGGCAAGACGCTGTTCGACGTGCTCTACAAGAACGGCCAGGTCGACAAGTTCCCGCTGTCCGACATCGAAGCCGGCTACGCCAATGACGAATCGAAGGCGTTCGGCTTCTACGTCCACAAGGGTCTGTTCGAGGAATATGCCGCCTTCGGCCGCGGCCATGGCCACGACCTCGCGCCGTTCGATACCTATCACCGCGAGCGCGGGCTGCGCTGGCCGGTCGTCAACGGGCAGGAAACCAAATGGCGTTTCCGCGAGGGCATGGACCCCTATGTAAGGCAGGGCGTCGGCGTGCAGTTCTACGGCTTCCCCGACGGCAAGGCGCGCATCTTCGCCCTGCCCTTCGAGCCGGCGGCCGAGTCCCCCGACAGCGAATATCCGTTCTGGCTGTCGACGGGGCGCGTGCTCGAGCACTGGCATTCCGGCACCATGACGCGCCGCGTCCCCGAGCTCTACAAGGCGTTCCCCGAAGCGGTGTGCTTCATGCATCCCGACGACGCCGCCGAGCTGAAGCTGCGGCGCGGCGACGAGATCAAGGTGCAGTCCCGCCGCGGCTATATCCGCACCCGGGTCGAAACCCGCGGCCGCAACAAGACGCCGCGCGGGCTGGTGTTCGTACCGTGGTTCGACGAGGCGCAGCTCATCAACAAGGTGACGCTGGACGCCACCGATCCGATTTCGCTGCAGACCGATTTCAAGAAATGCGCCGTGCGCATCGAGCGGGTGTGA
- a CDS encoding chaperone NapD, with translation MAGPHTAIDRRALITGRLLRADQVVAPPGGEIASILVQARPDSLASVEAAIVALAGCEIYGRDPKGKLVVVVDAPDAGALGSTLNTIALLPDVYTASLVFHAIDAS, from the coding sequence GTGGCCGGACCTCACACCGCAATCGATCGTCGGGCCCTCATCACGGGCCGTCTGCTCAGGGCGGACCAGGTGGTGGCGCCGCCCGGCGGCGAGATTGCCAGCATTCTGGTCCAGGCCCGGCCGGATAGCCTCGCCAGCGTCGAAGCCGCCATCGTGGCGCTGGCCGGATGCGAGATCTACGGCCGCGATCCCAAGGGCAAACTGGTCGTCGTGGTCGATGCGCCCGATGCCGGCGCGCTCGGATCGACCCTCAACACCATCGCGCTGCTGCCCGACGTCTACACCGCCTCACTCGTCTTTCACGCCATCGACGCAAGCTGA
- the napE gene encoding periplasmic nitrate reductase, NapE protein, translating to MSATGDDTSGRLRRRRMEIFAFLFLTAVLMPAGAVATVGGYGLAVWVYQMLAGPPGPPAR from the coding sequence ATGTCGGCCACAGGCGACGACACGAGTGGACGGCTGCGCCGCAGGCGCATGGAAATCTTCGCATTTCTGTTCCTGACCGCGGTGCTGATGCCGGCCGGTGCGGTCGCGACCGTCGGCGGCTACGGGCTCGCGGTCTGGGTCTATCAGATGCTGGCCGGTCCGCCCGGCCCGCCCGCACGCTAA
- a CDS encoding LLM class flavin-dependent oxidoreductase: MKFGIFYELQLPRPWQAGDELRLYQDALTQLETADRLGYDHAWVVEHHFLEEYSHSPSPESFLAAASQRTRNIRLGHGIFQLTTNHPARVAERVAVLDLLSNGRVEFGMGESASITELTPFGRDMETKKEVFEEAVRAIFPMFRDGGSEHHGKYFDIPLRNVVPKPVQKPHPPLWMACSQLPTIERAGQNGFGALGFQFVSADAAHAWVHAYYNAITKRLKKLADYEINPNMALVSFFMCAKTDEEARARADGATFFQFALRFYGVSQNRQRPDPGTVNMWDEYNKWKRDNPEAQEAALRGGLIGSPETLRKKLRRFRSSHIDQVILLNQAGKNSHEHICESLELFAREVMPEFREDPEHDAWKKGVMSGAIQLEEIDTEAFKDRYGKLAVNVAKPATAAG, encoded by the coding sequence ATGAAATTCGGCATCTTCTATGAGCTGCAATTGCCGCGCCCGTGGCAAGCCGGCGACGAACTCAGGCTCTACCAGGACGCGCTGACGCAGCTGGAGACCGCCGACCGGCTCGGCTACGACCATGCCTGGGTGGTCGAACATCATTTCCTCGAAGAATATTCGCATTCGCCGTCGCCGGAATCGTTTCTCGCCGCCGCCTCCCAGCGCACCAGGAACATCCGGCTCGGCCACGGCATCTTCCAGCTCACCACCAATCATCCCGCGCGCGTCGCCGAACGCGTCGCGGTGCTCGACCTCCTCAGCAACGGCCGCGTCGAATTCGGCATGGGCGAGAGCGCCTCGATCACCGAACTGACACCGTTCGGCCGCGACATGGAGACCAAGAAGGAAGTGTTCGAGGAGGCCGTCCGCGCCATCTTCCCGATGTTCAGGGACGGCGGCAGCGAGCATCACGGCAAGTATTTCGACATTCCCTTGCGCAACGTGGTGCCCAAACCCGTTCAGAAGCCGCACCCGCCATTGTGGATGGCGTGTTCGCAGTTGCCGACCATCGAGCGCGCCGGCCAGAATGGATTCGGCGCGCTCGGCTTCCAGTTCGTCAGCGCCGACGCCGCGCACGCCTGGGTGCACGCCTATTACAACGCGATCACCAAGCGGCTGAAGAAGCTCGCCGATTACGAGATAAATCCGAACATGGCGCTGGTGTCGTTCTTCATGTGCGCGAAAACCGACGAGGAGGCCCGTGCGCGCGCCGACGGCGCCACCTTCTTCCAGTTTGCGCTGCGCTTTTATGGCGTGTCGCAGAACCGGCAGCGCCCCGATCCCGGCACCGTCAACATGTGGGACGAATACAACAAGTGGAAGCGCGACAATCCGGAAGCGCAGGAGGCGGCATTGCGCGGCGGCCTGATCGGATCGCCCGAAACTCTCCGGAAGAAACTGCGCCGGTTCCGCAGCTCGCACATCGACCAGGTGATCCTGCTCAACCAGGCCGGCAAGAACAGCCACGAGCACATCTGCGAATCCCTCGAATTGTTCGCCCGCGAAGTGATGCCGGAATTCCGCGAAGATCCCGAGCACGACGCCTGGAAGAAAGGCGTGATGAGCGGCGCGATCCAACTCGAGGAGATCGACACCGAAGCGTTCAAGGACCGCTACGGCAAGCTGGCCGTGAACGTCGCCAAGCCGGCCACGGCGGCGGGCTGA